ACGTTGATTCGTGATTGATCCAGCAGCTGCCGCCTATCTTGCAGAGTCCTTTGATCAGGATGAGCGAACAGGTTTTGAGCCTGTCCTGGGTGGTGCGCTCCAGTCAAAGGCGGTCTGGGTTGATGAGGCGGCCTGCATCGGTTGCCGCTACTGCGCTCACGTGGCCACGAATACCTTCGTGATTGAGCCACATCTCGGTCGTTCCCGGGCAATTCGACAGGATGGTGACCCATCTGACTGCATCCAGGAAGCGATCGAGACCTGTCCTGTGGACTGCATCCACTGGGTTGCTTTCAATGATCTTCCAGGGCTGAAGCGTCAGCTGGATGCCCAGGAACTTCTGCCGATGGGAGTCCCCTCGCCGGCTCGACCACTTCGTCAGCTCCCTCGCAACACCCATCACGGCTGATGGAGAGCTCTGGTCTGCCAACCCGTCGCTTTGGGCGCACAGAGATTTCAATGCCAGTGCTGTCACTGGGTGGCATGCGCTTTCAGCAGAGCTGGAGTGATCTTGATGCCGATGCGATCACCACTCAATCCCAGCGGTTGTTGCAGAGCACCCTCCAACGAGCGGTGCAGACGGGCTTCCATCATGTGGAAACCGCACGCCACTACGGCAGTTCAGAACGACAGCTTGGCTGGGCTCTGCCGGATTCTCCCGATCCCTCGCGAATCCTGCAGACCAAGGTGCCACCCCAGTCAGATCCGAAACTTTTCGAAGCCGATCTCGAACTGTCCTTCACCCGTCTTGACGTGGATCGTGTCGATCTGCTCTCGATTCACGGCATTAATCTTCATTCCCATCTCGATCAGACGATCCGACCCGGCGGCTGCCTTGATGTGGTGCGTCGCTGGCAGGCCGAAGGCAGGATCGGTCATGTGGGATTTTCCACTCATGGAGACACCGCGTTAATCGTCGATGCCATCGAAACGGGTGTTTTCGATTACGTGAACCTGCACTGGTACTTCATCCGTCAGGACAACGAACCGGCAATCGCAGCAGCCAGTCTTCAGGACATGGGTGTGTTCATCATCAGCCCCACTGATAAAGGAGGGCATCTGCACACCCCCGGCCCACGACTGCTGGAGCTCACGGATCCCCTGCATCCGATTGTTTTCAATGACCTCTTCTGTCTCCGTGATCCGCGGGTTCACACGTTGAGCGTCGGGGCGGCCTGTCCTCAAGACCTTGATCTGCACCTTGAGGCGGTATCCCTGCTGGATCAGGCCATGGAGTTGGTGGCGCCGATCGAATCCCGTCTTCGCATGGCGGAATGTGATGCCCTTGGTGCGTCATGGCTGACAAGCTGGAGAAAGGGATTACCGGAATGGCAGAACACGCCAGGTGAGATCAACCTGCCGATATTGCTTTGGCTTCATAACCTGCTGGAGGCATGGGATCTGGATGGCTTTGTCAAGGCCCGTTACGGCCTGCTTGGTCGTGCTGGTCATTGGTTCCCGGGAGCCAATGCCGATGAGCTGGATGCCAGCGTGAGTGAGGAGCTGCTGTTGTCGGTTCTGAATGACAGTCCATGGAGAGACCGCATCCCCAGCCTGCTGCGCAGCCTGCGTGAGCGGGCTGGTGGCTCCGCTCAGGAGCGGCTGTCCGCGTCTTGAACCCCCAGCGGCATTTTGCTGGGCAGGCCTGTGGCGCGCGGATAGGCCCTGGGTGTTTCAGCTTCGGGTCCAATCCTGATCAGGGTCCGACCTCCTCTGTCGGATGGAAGTTCCATGCGTTGCAACTTCAGGGAGCGAGCTTTCAGAAGTTTCAGTGCCGATTGGAGCTCAATCTCATCCGCATCGTTCCAGCGCCCGCGGTAAAGCAAGGCCTCTCCGCTCCTGTGCAACAACGGCACCAGGTATTCCGCCACCACAGGAGCTGCGCCGACGGCGCGGGCCATCGCAAGATCAAAAGTTCCTCGACAGCTCTGATCCTGACCAGTGCGTTCCACCCGTTCAGTGCGGACCAACACCCGATCGCCCAGGCCCAGCGACTGTGCCATTGCAGCTACGGCAGCAGTTTTGCGTCCCACTGAATCCACCAGGGTCAGCTCAGCGCCTGGAAGAGCAATGGCCACAGCCAGCCCGGGGAAGCCTCCACCTGTGCCGACATCAATGCAGCGGCGTGGAATGTCTGGGCTCATCAGCTCAGGCAACAGAGGCCAGAGGCTGTCGAGAACCTGAGCGATCCAGAAATCTTCCCCCTGCACCAGCCGGGTGAGATTGACGCGGCTGTTCCAGTCTTGAAGCAACTGTTGCAGTTGAATCAACTGCCTCAGCTGTCCGGCATCAGGGCTCCATCCGAGCAACGACCAGAGCTCGGCTCCCGGATTGGCAAACGGCGATGTATCCGGCATGGCGGCCTAACCGTCACACCTTTCTAGAATGGCGCTGAAGCCCAAGGTGCTGCTGAACGCAATGGCCCCTCAGGCTCAGAACATAACCTATTACGAGCGTCTGGGTGTCTCTCGCAGTGCTGATGCTGATTCTTTGCGTCAGGCCTTCCGCCGCCTGAGCAAGGCGGTGCATCCAGACACGACCCATTTGCCTGCACAGGATGCGGCTCGCCAGTTCAGGCTTCTGCGAGAAGCCTATGAGCAGCTCGCTGATCCACGCCGCCGCCGCGTCTACGACGCGGCTCTGCGGGAGAGCGAAGCAATACAGCAGACCGTGATTCCATCTCTGCCGGTGCCGCATGCGATCGGTCAGCGTCGTCCCCTCTCCGGTGGTGAGTGGCTGTCGCTGCTGCTGCTGCTGGGATCACTGCTGCTTTGTCTGCTGCTTGGGGTGGGTGTGGCCTTGAGCCGAGGACTTGAACTTCAGGTGCAGCCGAGTTGGCTTGTGGAGGAGCAGACTCAGCTGACTGGTGCGCAGCCCGGAGATTCCGATGGCATCACTCCCCTCAGCGGACACGCCGCTCAATCAGCATTCCCTGCGGGCACTTGAGCAGTGGTTGCAGGCGCTGGGTGCCACCCGCAGTGATCAGGACCCCTGCGACTGGATCTGGGAGCAGCCTTCCTGGAGTGCTGTGGTGCGACTCGATCAGCAGGATCTCGGTGTGACCTGGACTTCGGAGCGCCCCCCCCGCTCTTGTTCCTACCCCTATGGCCTCACCCGAGCGGATGTGGAAACCGCAATTCGTCTCGGCCCCTGATCTCCAAGGGCTTGTATCGGCACTTACGTGCAGGGGAGATTATCCAGTCCGCTGTGCAGAGCGTCGTAGCACTGATCCAGCTGGGCGTCGCTGATGCAGAGCGGCGGCAGCAGATAGACGACATCCCCGAGCGGACGGATCAAAACACCCTGCTCTCTCACCAGACCCCGGAGCAGCTTGCCCGCAGGATTGAGATAACCCTGCTCACCGCCGGTCACCAGGTCAAACGCGGCAATGGTGCCGCAGAGCCTGACGCGTTGCACCCTGGGATGGCCGACCAGCCGTTCCATTCTGGTCTGATGGCGTTGTTCG
Above is a window of Synechococcus sp. BIOS-E4-1 DNA encoding:
- a CDS encoding aldo/keto reductase, coding for MPVLSLGGMRFQQSWSDLDADAITTQSQRLLQSTLQRAVQTGFHHVETARHYGSSERQLGWALPDSPDPSRILQTKVPPQSDPKLFEADLELSFTRLDVDRVDLLSIHGINLHSHLDQTIRPGGCLDVVRRWQAEGRIGHVGFSTHGDTALIVDAIETGVFDYVNLHWYFIRQDNEPAIAAASLQDMGVFIISPTDKGGHLHTPGPRLLELTDPLHPIVFNDLFCLRDPRVHTLSVGAACPQDLDLHLEAVSLLDQAMELVAPIESRLRMAECDALGASWLTSWRKGLPEWQNTPGEINLPILLWLHNLLEAWDLDGFVKARYGLLGRAGHWFPGANADELDASVSEELLLSVLNDSPWRDRIPSLLRSLRERAGGSAQERLSAS
- a CDS encoding DUF3143 domain-containing protein, with protein sequence MASLPSADTPLNQHSLRALEQWLQALGATRSDQDPCDWIWEQPSWSAVVRLDQQDLGVTWTSERPPRSCSYPYGLTRADVETAIRLGP
- the rsmG gene encoding 16S rRNA (guanine(527)-N(7))-methyltransferase RsmG; amino-acid sequence: MPDTSPFANPGAELWSLLGWSPDAGQLRQLIQLQQLLQDWNSRVNLTRLVQGEDFWIAQVLDSLWPLLPELMSPDIPRRCIDVGTGGGFPGLAVAIALPGAELTLVDSVGRKTAAVAAMAQSLGLGDRVLVRTERVERTGQDQSCRGTFDLAMARAVGAAPVVAEYLVPLLHRSGEALLYRGRWNDADEIELQSALKLLKARSLKLQRMELPSDRGGRTLIRIGPEAETPRAYPRATGLPSKMPLGVQDADSRS
- a CDS encoding ferredoxin, with the protein product MIDPAAAAYLAESFDQDERTGFEPVLGGALQSKAVWVDEAACIGCRYCAHVATNTFVIEPHLGRSRAIRQDGDPSDCIQEAIETCPVDCIHWVAFNDLPGLKRQLDAQELLPMGVPSPARPLRQLPRNTHHG
- a CDS encoding J domain-containing protein codes for the protein MALKPKVLLNAMAPQAQNITYYERLGVSRSADADSLRQAFRRLSKAVHPDTTHLPAQDAARQFRLLREAYEQLADPRRRRVYDAALRESEAIQQTVIPSLPVPHAIGQRRPLSGGEWLSLLLLLGSLLLCLLLGVGVALSRGLELQVQPSWLVEEQTQLTGAQPGDSDGITPLSGHAAQSAFPAGT